One window from the genome of Labeo rohita strain BAU-BD-2019 chromosome 10, IGBB_LRoh.1.0, whole genome shotgun sequence encodes:
- the LOC127172235 gene encoding piggyBac transposable element-derived protein 4-like isoform X1: MERLVNVAKNLALLFEFRGDESNTTPRTTSDVVMEEERDGSLHTTSDGGMKVEKNVTLHMTCDEEMVEETLYTTSNGGIKVERDVTQITTCDGVMKEERDTSLYLTNDEGMKVDRDVTQNVTTDGGMEEERDLTLDTMSDGRIEEEKNATLHTTSDGGTEEERDVTLDTMSDGRIEEERDITLHTTSNGGMEEERDVTLNTTSDGGIEEERDATLHMTSDEGMEEERDLNLRKTSDGGTEEKTYVTLPTTSTEWIEEEMDPEGEAELYEELSDATSETEDNVEFNQDYHSSDGEELEDEPEVPFDTEAAYLSRNGNIQWTSTHPEKGRGRLPAHRVYKTTPGPTRLACSNVKDIKSAFELYFPDDIKQIFIKMTNFEGKRVCRDTWKDVDWTDLQAYFGLLFLAGVYRSHHEAVSSLWHGEAGRPIFRATMSLKRFISLTRVFSFYKRDKDCSKQRKDKMAPVRKIWDKWVQRLPLLYNPGPNITVDECLVRFRGRCPFKQYMQSKPGKYGIKIWAACDSRSSYVWNMQIYTGKAADGKSEKNQGMRVVLDMTDGLEGHTVTCDNFFTSYALGEELLRRKMCMIGTVRSNKPELPPALLSMKDRPRFSSKFAFTDTHALVSYCPRKKKNVLLMSTFHRNAKVSDKEHKKPEIILDYNRTKGGVDNLDKLVATYTCQRKTSRWPMVIFFNMLDVSAYNAFVLWMEINHSWNKGRKYRRRLFLEELGRALVVPLMQRRETIPRATASQNMLKKAQASSTPVKVITPSPVTPGKRKRCQDCDRKKDTKTSVTCSACNKYICGAHSVMTTHCQECSKRF, translated from the exons ATGGAGAGACTGGTTAATGTTGCGAAGAACCTGGCTCTGCTGTTTGAGTTCAGGGGCGATGAAAGCAACACGACCCCACGTACGACAAGTGATGTAGTGATGGAAGAGGAAAGAGACGGGAGTCTTCATACGACGAGTGATGGAGGGATgaaagtggaaaaaaatgtaactctACATATGACATGTGATGAAGAGATGGTAGAGGAAACTCTTTACACGACGAGTAATGGAGGGATAAAAGTAGAAAGAGATGTGACACAAATTACAACATGTGATGGAGTTATGAAAGAGGAACGAGACACAAGCCTATATTTGACAAATGATGAAGGGATGAAAGTGGACAGAGACGTAACCCAAAATGTGACAACTGATGGAGGAATGGAAGAGGAAAGAGACTTGACCCTAGATACAATGAGTGATGGAAGGAttgaagaggaaaaaaatgcaaCCCTACATACGACAAGTGATGGAGGAACAGAAGAGGAAAGAGATGTGACTCTAGACACAATGAGTGATGGAAGGATTGAAGAGGAAAGAGACATAACCCTACACACGACAAGTAATGGAGGAATGGAAGAGGAAAGAGACGTGACCCTAAATACGACAAGTGATGGAGGGATAGAAGAGGAAAGAGATGCAACCCTACATATGACAAGTGATGAGGGAATGGAAGAGGAAAGAGACTTGAATCTACGAAAGACAAGTGATGGAGGGACAGAGGaaaaaacatatgtgacccttcCGACAACAAGTACTGAATGGATAGAAGAGGAAATGGATCCGGAAGGAGAAGCTGAGCTGTACGAAGAGCTCTCTGATGCAACTTCTGAAACAGAGGACAATGTGGAGTTCAACCAAGACTACCACTCTTCTGATGGAGAAGAGTTAGAGGACGAGCCAGAGGTCCCTTTTGACACAGAGGCTGCTTATCTGTCCAGAAACGGAAATatacagtggacttcaacgCATCCTGAGAAGGGACGAGGGAGATTACCAGCTCATCGTGTCTACAAAACGACCCCTGGACCAACCAGGTTGGCATGTAGCAATGTTAAAGACATAAAATCAGCTTTTGAATTGTATTTCCCAGATGATATCAAAcagattttcattaaaatgaccAATTTCGAGGGCAAACGTGTATGTCGCGATACCTGGAAGGATGTTGACTGGACAGACCTACAGGCCTATTTTGGTTTGTTGTTTCTGGCAGGCGTGTATCGATCCCACCATGAGGCTGTGAGTAGCTTATGGCACGGTGAGGCGGGAAGACCAATTTTTCGTGCTACCATGTCACTGAAAAGATTTATAAGTTTGACAAGGGTCTTCAGCTTTTACAAAAGGGACAAAGATTGTAGCAAACAGAGAAAAGACAAGATGGCACCAGTAAGAAAAATCTGGGATAAATGGGTCCAACGTCTGCCGCTCTTGTACAATCCAGGCCCGAACATCACTGTGGACGAGTGCCTGGTCCGTTTCAGAGGCCGCTGCCCTTTCAAACAATACATGCAGAGTAAACCGGGCAAGTATGGAATTAAAATCTGGGCAGCATGCGATTCCAGATCGAGCTACGTGTGGAACATGCAGATCTACACTGGCAAAGCTGCCGACGGCAAGTCAGAAAAGAACCAGGGAATGCGAGTGGTCCTGGACATGACGGACGGTCTAGAGGGACACACCGTCACGTGTGACAACTTTTTCACCTCGTACGCCCTCGGCGAAGAGCTGCTCCGGAGGAAAATGTGCATGATCGGAACAGTCAGATCAAACAAGCCGGAGCTCCCACCTGCGCTCCTGTCAATGAAGGACAGGCCTCGATTTTCATCCAAGTTCGCCTTCACTGACACACACGCTCTTGTGTCCTACtgtcccagaaaaaaaaaaaatgtgcttttgatGAGCACATTTCACAGAAATGCCAAAGTAAGTGACAAAGAACACAAGAAGCCAGAGATAATCCTAGACTACAACCGTACCAAAGGCGGAGTTGACAACCTTGACAAG CTTGTTGCCACTTACACCTGCCAAAGGAAGACGTCACGTTGGCCCATGGTGATTTTCTTCAACATGTTGGATGTCTCTGCCTACAATGCATTTGTACTGTGGATGGAAATTAATCATTCATGGAACAAAGGGAGGAAATATAGAAGGAGGCTCTTTCTGGAGGAGCTAGGGAGAGCTCTGGTGGTTCCTCTCATGCAAAGAAGAGAAACAATTCCTCGCGCTACAGCCTCTCAGAATATGCTGAAGAAAGCACAAGCAAGCTCTACACCAGTCAAAGTCATTACCCCCTCACCAGTAACCCCAGGCAAGAGGAAAAGGTGTCAGGATTGTGACCGAAAGAAGGACACAAAAACCAGTGTGACATGCAGTGCGTGTAACAAATACATTTGCGGGGCACACTCTGTTATGACCACTCACTGCCAAGAATGCAGCAAGAGGTTTTAA